TCGGTGGTTACCCCGGTCACCCAGAAGAACCCGAGATCCATCCCGCCGCCGCTGTCCGCCGCGTTGAGCGCGGCACCGATGCGGCGTGCCAACTGCAGCGCGTCGGGCCCGGCTCGCCGCGCCGCATCAGCCTTCGCGGCCTCGGCGACCGCGTCACGTTCCAGCCGTGCGGCCGAAACCGGGATCGCCACAGCCGGCGCCGCCACCACCGCTTCCGCGATCTCGGCGCGGTCAGCATGCGTCGGTTGGGCGCGGGGCTTGCTCTTGCTCGACGGTCGGGCGCTGGCTGCGGGTTGCGTACTGGCCGACTTGTCGGCGGGCTTCTGCCCTACGGGCCCACCCGACCTGGCGCCCGAGCCGGAGCCGCCGCCCGCTCCGCCGGCTCCCATCGGCGCGGTCGGCACGCCACTGCCCCCGGCCTGCGCCCCGGCTGCCGATTCCTCGCCAGGTGTCACCGACGCCGGCGCGACCCCCGGCCCCGACGCCGCAGCGGGAGTTACGCCCTTGCCGCCGGCCGCACCCCCGCCTGGCTGTGCTCCCCCGGCCGCCGGACTCAACGGCACTGCCGGAGCCGCCGGGCCCAGCGGAGCCGACGGTCCACTGCCCGGCACCGCCGGGCTGGGCCCGACCGGGGTCAGCGGCCGCGGTCCGGCCGGTCCAGCCGCCGGAGGGTTGTTCGGCAGCAGACCGCCGCCATCCAACGGGGGAGTCGTCGGTGTGAGCCCGCCCGTTCCCGGCGTCGCCGGCGGCGTGAGTTGACCCGTCCCCGGCATGCGGGGCGGCTTGGGCCCACCCGTTCCCGGCATGACGGGAACCTGCGGTGCGGGCCTCGGCCGCGGGGACGGCGGCCCGGTGGGACCGTCCGGCATGACGACGGGCGGCGGTGTTTTCTGGTCGAGCAGATCCTGCAGGGCGTTGGCCGGCGGCTTCCAGGCCTTGCTGACCAGGACCTGAGCGGCGGTGCCATCGACGATGCTTTCATTGGCCCCGTGCGTCGCGTTGACCACCGCTTCGATCTGCTGGTTGCGCTCGGCGTCGTCCAGGCTGGTGTCAGTCTCCAGGGCGTTGATCGTTCGATGCGCCTCGACGACGTTGTCGGTGATGTCCGACTTGGCCTGCACGACGACCTGGGCAACGTATTTGTGCCAGGTGATCACGGTGGCGAGACCGTTTTGCAGGGTCACCATCTGGTCGAGGAGCGTCCCGAATTCGCCGTTGGCAGCACCCGCGGCGCTCCCCGACCAAGTACCTCCGTCGAAGATCTCGGCCCGCCGAGACTGGCTGGCCTCCATGACATCGGTCGCTTGCCGCAGAACCTGCGTGTACTCCTGGGCCCGGTCGTAGAAGACTTGCTCATCGACGTCCGGCCACCCGCCCGGATCAAGCATCTGCCCGGCATATCCCCCCGTCGGCTTCGCGAGGCCCATCAGCTACTCCTCTCGCCACGCGGGACTGCCGGACATCATGATTAATAAGCGTAATCGAGGTCCAGGCAAGCTAACTGCGGCAAAATTCACGCTCTCCGGCGACCAAAACGGACGCGTCCGCCGCGGCACGCGCGCATCACCAGATCGGAGTCCGGTGGCTGGCTCGAGTCGCTACTTTTCGGGACCCTTGCGCGGACGATTACCGATCACGCCCTCGGTCCATGCCCGCTCTTCGGTGTAGAGCGAGTCCTCGTCGGCCCCCGCAATGCGCTTGCCTTTGCCGCCGCCTTTATCGCCGTGACCGCCCATCGGCATGCCACCCATTCCGCCACCCATCCCGCCGGCACCCGGCAGTCCCTTGCCCAAGCCCGCGGTCGCTGGCCCGGGACCCGCGGCAGCCGCCGGC
The DNA window shown above is from Mycobacterium sp. Aquia_216 and carries:
- a CDS encoding secretion protein EspK produces the protein MGLAKPTGGYAGQMLDPGGWPDVDEQVFYDRAQEYTQVLRQATDVMEASQSRRAEIFDGGTWSGSAAGAANGEFGTLLDQMVTLQNGLATVITWHKYVAQVVVQAKSDITDNVVEAHRTINALETDTSLDDAERNQQIEAVVNATHGANESIVDGTAAQVLVSKAWKPPANALQDLLDQKTPPPVVMPDGPTGPPSPRPRPAPQVPVMPGTGGPKPPRMPGTGQLTPPATPGTGGLTPTTPPLDGGGLLPNNPPAAGPAGPRPLTPVGPSPAVPGSGPSAPLGPAAPAVPLSPAAGGAQPGGGAAGGKGVTPAAASGPGVAPASVTPGEESAAGAQAGGSGVPTAPMGAGGAGGGSGSGARSGGPVGQKPADKSASTQPAASARPSSKSKPRAQPTHADRAEIAEAVVAAPAVAIPVSAARLERDAVAEAAKADAARRAGPDALQLARRIGAALNAADSGGGMDLGFFWVTGVTTDGLIVVANSFGLAYIPEEVQLPPKVYLASGDETIPAAERARWATYPVMAVRGWAEHHEKELRAVIGTEEQLANSDAGVAKIVLERDDIPDTGEMVGRSRLEVVDPEAAELLATTPHERLVDLLPPAPVGAEPAPEPAREPQPEPAAVVEPEAAAVLVAPGAGPMRMGELLAQMPLPEAVADAPDAPADDRFLLWFEVMKPLASDAPGRQAAHLLAFQTYAAHAEEVLLREAHTADDLVIQRNAVADWMYWKYLAGLLSDALADPRLLSPA